The Vicia villosa cultivar HV-30 ecotype Madison, WI linkage group LG1, Vvil1.0, whole genome shotgun sequence genome includes a region encoding these proteins:
- the LOC131644904 gene encoding magnesium-chelatase subunit ChlI, chloroplastic, with protein sequence MASTTLGTSSIAFLPSRYLSSPSSNPSINTLSLTSGQSCGRKFCGGIGINGLKGKSRFPVVNVATEVNSVEQGLNTIAKESQRPVYPFAAIVGQDEMKLCLLLNVIDPKIGGVMIMGDRGTGKSTTVRSLVDLLPEIKVVFGDPYNSDPEDPEVMGIEVRDRVIKGEQLSIVLSKINMVDLPLGATEDRVCGTIDIEKALTEGVKAFEPGLLAKANRGILYVDEVNLLDDHLVDVLLDSAASGWNTVEREGISISHPARFILIGSGNPEEGELRPQLLDRFGMHAQVGTVRDAELRVKIVEERARFDKNPKDFRETYKAEQEKLTEQITSARRVLSSVQIDQDLKVKISRVCAELNVDGLRGDIVSNRAAKALAALKGRDKVSVEDIATVIPNCLRHRLRKDPLESIDSGLLVTEKFYEIFS encoded by the exons ATGGCTTCAACTACACTAGGCACTTCTTCAATTGCGTTTCTTCCTTCACGCTACCTTTCTTCCCCTTCTTCCAATCCTTCCATTAACACACTCTCTCTAACCTCAG GGCAAAGCTGTGGTAGGAAGTTTTGTGGAGGAATTGGAATTAATGGCTTAAAGGGAAAATCTCGGTTTCCTGTTGTCAATGTTGCTACTGAGGTTAACTCTGTAGAACAG GGTCTGAATACTATTGCGAAAGAAAGCCAGAGGCCAGTGTACCCTTTTGCTGCTATAGTTGGACAGGATGAGATGAAGCTTTGCCTTCTGCTTAACGTGATCGATCCTAAGATCGGAGGTGTGATGATAATGGGGGATAGAGGAACCGGGAAATCCACAACGGTTAGGTCATTGGTCGATTTACTTCCCGAAATCAAGGTTGTTTTTGGTGATCCTTATAACTCAGACCCAGAAGATCCAGAAGTGATGGGAATTGAAGTGCGAGACCGAGTAATAAAAGGGGAGCAACTTTCCATTGTGTTGAGCAAAATCAACATGGTTGATTTGCCTTTAGGAGCTACAGAAGATAGGGTTTGCGGTACAATCGATATCGAAAAAGCTCTGACTGAGGGTGTCAAGGCGTTCGAGCCTGGACTACTCGCGAAAGCTAATAGAGGAATCTTATATGTCGATGAAGTTAATCTTTTGGATGATCATTTAGTTGATGTGTTGTTGGATTCTGCTGCATCAGGTTGGAACACAGTGGAGAGAGAAGGTATTTCAATCTCGCATCCGGCTCGGTTTATCCTAATCGGTTCGGGAAATCCCGAAGAAGGAGAGCTCAGGCCACAACTGCTTGATAGGTTCGGTATGCATGCTCAAGTGGGGACTGTTAGAGACGCTGAACTGAGAGTGAAGATTGTAGAAGAGAGAGCTAGGTTCGACAAGAACCCGAAGGACTTTCGAGAGACTTACAAAGCCGAGCAAGAGAAGCTCACGGAACAGATCACCTCAGCAAGGAGAGTACTTTCTTCCGTTCAAATCGATCAAGATCTGAAAGTGAAAATCTCGAGGGTGTGCGCAGAACTGAACGTGGATGGATTGAGAGGAGACATTGTATCAAATAGAGCTGCAAAAGCTTTGGCTGCTTTGAAGGGAAGAGACAAAGTGAGTGTTGAGGATATTGCTACTGTCATCCCTAACTGCTTGAGACACCGTCTTAGAAAGGATCCTTTGGAGTCGATAGACTCGGGCTTACTTGTCACTGAGAAATTTTACGAAATATTCAGCTGA
- the LOC131644905 gene encoding nudix hydrolase 15, mitochondrial-like has product MASNTTNNEVRGSQQRLQTLLHHLQIQSSSNSNSNSMSTNSLQEISNSKPNKRAAVLICLFEGQDGNLRVILTQRASSLSTHAGEVALPGGKRDECDADDVQTALREAKEEIGLDPSLVTVVTLLEPFHTKYGITIIPVVGILSNKDAFSPVLDSAEVEAIFDVPLEMFLKNDNRRAEEKEWMEEKYLVHYFDYEVDNKKYVIWAITASILIRAATLLLRRPPDFLEQRPKIWGGVTENDTKILQRNHSQL; this is encoded by the exons ATGGCTTCAAACACGACAAACAACGAGGTACGAGGTTCACAACAAAGGTTACAAACTCTGCTTCATCATCTCCAAATCCAATCATCATCCAATTCAAATTCCAATTCCATGTCCACCAATTCACTCCAAGAGATTTCAAATTCCAAACCCAATAAAAGAGCAGCGGTTCTGATTTGTTTGTTTGAAGGACAAGATGGGAATTTGCGAGTTATTCTGACGCAGCGTGCTTCTTCTCTCTCAACACACGCTG GTGAGGTTGCTTTGCCAGGTGGGAAGAGAGATGAATGTGATGCTGATGATGTTCAAACTGCCTTGAGAGAAGCTAAAGAGGAGATTGGATTAGACCCTTCTCTTGTTACTGTTGTTACTCTTCTTGAACCCTTTCATACTAAG TACGGCATCACAATAATACCGGTGGTTGGAATACTGTCCAACAAGGATGCATTTTCGCCAGTTTTAGATTCAGCTGAAGTTGAAGCCATATTCGATGTCCCCTTGGAGATGTTCCTCAAG AATGATAATAGAAGAGCAGAGGAAAAAGAATGGATGGAAGAGAAGTATCTTGTACATTATTTTGATTATGAGGTAGACAATAAAAAGTATGTGATATGGGCCATAACTGCTTCCATCTTAATTAGAGCTGCTACCCTCTTACTTCGGCGGCCGCCGGATTTTCTAGAGCAAAGACCTAAAATATGGGGAGGAGTTACCGAAAATGACACTAAAATACTACAGAGGAATCATTCGCAATTGTAA